One part of the Spartinivicinus poritis genome encodes these proteins:
- a CDS encoding response regulator transcription factor produces MLTVLLVEDDRDLADTVIQYLELENIRCDYASNGIAGLELVSQNHYDALLLDLNLPRLDGLAVCQRVRASGDDTPVLMLTARDKISDKLLGFDAGTDDYLVKPFAIQELVVRVRALAKRRSGQVRVLSCGDLQMDLTTKTLIRQGVPIKLSPTCWTLLETLLRASPSVVSRQQLEQALWGDEIPDSNSLKVHLFHLRKAIDMPFDTPLLHTIARQGFAIKADKG; encoded by the coding sequence ATGTTAACCGTATTACTAGTGGAAGATGACCGGGATTTAGCCGACACTGTGATTCAGTATTTAGAGCTGGAAAACATTCGTTGTGACTATGCCAGCAATGGTATAGCAGGACTTGAGCTTGTTTCGCAAAACCACTACGACGCCTTATTATTGGATCTTAATTTACCCCGGTTAGACGGTTTGGCTGTTTGTCAGCGTGTGAGAGCCTCAGGAGATGATACGCCAGTCTTGATGTTGACTGCCCGAGATAAAATCAGTGACAAGTTATTAGGCTTTGATGCAGGTACTGATGATTACCTGGTAAAGCCCTTTGCTATTCAGGAGCTGGTGGTAAGAGTGCGTGCATTAGCTAAGCGGCGAAGCGGGCAAGTACGTGTGTTGAGTTGTGGTGATTTACAAATGGATCTCACCACCAAGACTCTTATACGTCAAGGGGTGCCTATTAAACTATCACCCACTTGTTGGACTTTGCTGGAAACGCTATTGCGTGCATCGCCCTCAGTGGTATCACGCCAGCAACTGGAGCAAGCGCTGTGGGGGGATGAAATACCCGACAGTAATAGCCTTAAAGTACACTTATTTCACTTGCGCAAAGCCATTGATATGCCCTTCGATACACCTTTGCTACACACGATTGCCCGGCAGGGGTTTGCAATCAAAGCGGATAAAGGTTAG
- a CDS encoding sensor histidine kinase: MKRGLSLKWLVVLVFLVQGLILVVGYSFLTARYLIEGMDNIVTANMEQVGRYHLKQIAKTGINQPKQFQNYFITTDWSDLPSEVRDQFSSSEVQPNVLYKFHHDEAEGPPRILFLLHFLDQNQKGYVSYSVSRNTTSALTLENITSDFQTLVTISILSALSLALIIWLLSWRIGQPIARLGQWARTLATDKLNQSTPDFSYPELNAFAELIRTNLKSVQESTEREQRFLRHTSHELRTPITTICSNVELLKKLDAQKNQQHYEAAINRIDRASLTMKYLTETLLWLHHDRADELPMTECRLDEVIQHLVDDMRYLLSSKQVDVHIETQPYTLYLPEAAARIVLGNLIRNAFQHTWEGQVNIQQKQGRVQITNEQSVETEKEDLGFGLGLELTNRLCQRLGWHYQNEQQGNGHFVTLVFPDSI; the protein is encoded by the coding sequence ATGAAACGGGGACTTAGTTTAAAGTGGCTGGTAGTGTTAGTTTTCCTAGTGCAAGGGTTAATTCTGGTTGTAGGTTATTCATTCCTAACAGCACGCTATTTAATCGAGGGGATGGATAATATTGTTACTGCTAATATGGAGCAAGTTGGCCGCTATCACCTAAAACAAATCGCTAAAACAGGTATCAACCAACCTAAGCAGTTTCAAAATTATTTTATTACTACTGACTGGTCTGATTTGCCTAGTGAAGTAAGAGATCAGTTTAGTTCATCTGAGGTGCAACCTAATGTGTTGTATAAATTTCATCATGATGAAGCTGAAGGGCCGCCGAGGATATTATTTCTCTTGCACTTCCTTGACCAAAACCAAAAAGGCTATGTGTCTTATAGTGTTTCTCGAAATACCACATCAGCTTTAACGTTGGAAAATATAACCAGTGATTTCCAAACGCTGGTTACCATCAGTATATTGAGTGCGCTTTCTTTGGCGCTGATAATTTGGTTATTAAGCTGGCGAATAGGGCAGCCAATTGCTCGTCTTGGTCAGTGGGCTCGTACGCTGGCCACGGACAAGCTTAATCAGTCTACCCCCGATTTTAGCTACCCTGAGCTGAATGCCTTTGCTGAATTAATTCGAACTAATTTAAAGTCAGTGCAAGAAAGTACAGAGCGCGAACAGCGCTTTCTTCGTCATACCAGCCATGAACTTCGTACTCCAATCACAACGATTTGCAGTAATGTCGAGCTACTAAAAAAACTGGATGCGCAGAAAAACCAACAGCATTACGAGGCTGCTATAAACCGTATTGATCGTGCCAGCTTGACCATGAAATATTTAACTGAAACCTTGTTATGGTTACACCATGACCGGGCTGATGAGCTACCAATGACGGAATGCCGGCTTGATGAAGTTATTCAACACTTGGTGGATGATATGCGTTATTTATTGTCGTCAAAGCAAGTCGATGTCCATATCGAAACACAGCCTTACACCCTGTATTTGCCAGAGGCAGCTGCGCGTATTGTACTGGGTAATCTTATTCGTAATGCCTTTCAGCATACTTGGGAAGGTCAAGTGAATATTCAGCAAAAGCAAGGTAGGGTGCAGATTACTAATGAGCAAAGTGTTGAAACAGAAAAGGAAGATCTTGGTTTTGGCTTAGGTCTGGAGTTAACAAATCGGCTGTGTCAGCGGTTAGGTTGGCATTACCAAAATGAGCAACAGGGCAACGGCCATTTTGTCACCCTAGTTTTTCCTGACTCTATTTAA
- a CDS encoding efflux RND transporter permease subunit yields MARFFIDRPIFAWVIAIAIMLGGLMSIFSLPLQQYPDIAPPAVSVSATYTGASAETVQNSVTQILEQQMTGLDNLLYMSSSSSSSGSSSITLTFASGTDPDTAQVQVQNKVSQAESMLPDAVKNSGVTVSKSGGGSMFMVLAFTSDDGSMTDTDIADYMVSSLQDSISRVNGVGNVRVFGSEYAMRIWLDPEKMRKYTLMPSDVTTAISQQNTDVSSGALGDLPAINGQQLNATVTSRSKLQTVEQFESIVLKSDTSGATVYLSDVANIELGSESYSTSAKFNGKAASGMGLELATGANALDVAEAVKAKLKTLEPYFPDGLSYTIAYDTTPFVKISIEEVVQTLMEAIGLVVLIMFLFLQNWRATLIPAIAVPVVLLGTFGVLALLGYSINTLTMFSMVLAIGLLVDDAIVVVENVERVMSEEGLSPREATRKSMGQITGALIGIAMVLTAVFIPMAFFEGSTGAIYRQFSVTIAASMLLSVVVALTLSPALCATFLKPIEKGGHTSSKGPLGRFFAWFNRCFDRSTNRYRNGVKHVVHYRKSSMLVYLGIIGIMGLLFVRLPTSFLPEEDQGMLMVMYNAPVGATQQRTLKSMDKVAEFVMQQPEVEGIFNVAGFSFAGSSQNAGMAFIKLKDWSEREASAQEIAGRITGAMMATIKDAQVFALTPPAISGLGSSSGFTLQLQDLGGNGHEALVAAKNQLLQLAGNNAKLTAVRYNGLNDSPVYQLDINDQKAGALGLSSSDINDTLSTVLGSNYVNDFINKSRVKKVYVQGEASSRMLPQDISRWYVRNSEGKMVPFSVFSNGHWDYKPQVLNRFNGTESMEITGSAITGVSSGDAMNEIASLVSQLPDGISYSWSDMSYQEQAAGSQATLLYAVSLVFVFLCLAALYESWSIPVSVILAVPVGIVGALAATWLRDLSNDIYFQVGLLATMGLAAKNGILIVEFAKDLEEKGESLISAVLQAAHQRLRPIIMTSLAFLLGVLPMVLSSGAGSGGRHALGTGVLGGTLFSTLFGIFFVPLFYVIIRSLFGGEKAAVQPKKEALYSQEAEV; encoded by the coding sequence ATGGCCCGTTTTTTTATAGACCGACCGATATTTGCCTGGGTAATTGCGATTGCCATCATGCTGGGTGGCCTGATGTCGATTTTCAGCTTGCCGCTGCAACAATATCCAGACATCGCACCACCCGCGGTTTCTGTTAGTGCCACCTATACCGGTGCTTCTGCAGAAACTGTACAAAACTCGGTTACCCAAATTCTTGAGCAGCAAATGACAGGGCTGGATAACCTGCTTTATATGTCATCCAGCAGTAGCTCATCAGGTAGCTCAAGCATTACCCTAACCTTTGCTTCTGGTACAGACCCTGATACGGCACAGGTGCAGGTGCAAAATAAGGTATCTCAGGCTGAGTCGATGCTGCCGGATGCAGTGAAAAACTCAGGGGTGACAGTATCCAAGTCTGGCGGTGGCAGCATGTTTATGGTGTTGGCGTTTACCTCCGATGACGGCAGCATGACGGATACGGACATTGCTGACTATATGGTATCCAGTCTGCAGGATTCAATCAGCCGAGTTAACGGTGTGGGTAATGTTAGGGTGTTTGGCTCAGAGTACGCCATGCGGATCTGGCTTGACCCGGAAAAAATGCGCAAATACACCCTGATGCCTTCTGATGTTACCACGGCTATTTCACAACAAAATACTGATGTTAGCTCAGGCGCATTAGGTGATTTACCAGCGATTAATGGCCAGCAGCTGAATGCCACGGTTACCTCGCGAAGCAAGCTGCAAACCGTTGAGCAATTCGAATCTATCGTTCTTAAGTCTGATACTAGTGGTGCTACAGTTTATTTGAGTGATGTCGCCAACATAGAGCTAGGCTCTGAAAGCTACTCAACTTCAGCCAAGTTTAATGGTAAAGCTGCTTCAGGTATGGGATTGGAGCTAGCGACAGGTGCTAATGCGCTGGATGTTGCTGAGGCAGTTAAAGCTAAGCTCAAAACCCTTGAACCTTATTTCCCCGATGGTTTGAGTTACACGATTGCCTACGACACGACACCCTTTGTAAAAATCTCTATTGAAGAAGTCGTGCAAACCTTAATGGAAGCGATCGGGCTGGTTGTGCTGATCATGTTTCTGTTTCTACAAAACTGGCGTGCGACCTTGATCCCTGCCATTGCGGTGCCTGTGGTATTGCTAGGTACTTTTGGCGTATTGGCGCTACTAGGTTACTCCATCAATACCTTAACCATGTTCAGTATGGTACTCGCCATCGGCCTATTGGTGGATGACGCCATTGTAGTGGTGGAAAACGTCGAGCGGGTAATGTCTGAAGAGGGCTTATCACCACGAGAGGCTACTCGCAAATCCATGGGGCAGATTACTGGGGCGTTAATCGGCATTGCCATGGTATTAACTGCCGTATTTATTCCAATGGCCTTTTTTGAAGGCTCTACAGGTGCAATTTATCGTCAGTTCTCAGTCACCATTGCTGCCTCTATGTTGCTTTCTGTGGTAGTTGCATTGACGTTAAGCCCAGCGCTGTGTGCCACTTTTCTGAAGCCTATTGAGAAAGGCGGCCATACCTCAAGCAAAGGGCCATTAGGTCGCTTCTTTGCTTGGTTTAACCGCTGCTTTGACCGTAGCACCAACCGCTATCGTAATGGAGTAAAGCATGTTGTTCACTATCGTAAATCAAGCATGCTGGTCTACCTAGGCATCATCGGCATTATGGGATTACTGTTTGTGCGCCTGCCTACCTCATTTTTGCCAGAAGAAGACCAGGGCATGTTGATGGTGATGTATAACGCTCCAGTCGGTGCCACTCAGCAGCGTACCCTGAAAAGCATGGACAAAGTGGCTGAATTTGTAATGCAACAGCCAGAGGTTGAAGGCATCTTCAATGTGGCTGGCTTCAGCTTTGCCGGTAGTAGCCAAAACGCAGGTATGGCGTTTATTAAGCTCAAGGATTGGAGCGAGCGAGAAGCGTCTGCTCAGGAAATTGCGGGCCGAATTACTGGGGCAATGATGGCAACCATTAAAGATGCTCAGGTATTTGCACTGACTCCACCCGCTATTTCAGGCTTAGGTTCCAGCTCTGGTTTTACTTTGCAGCTGCAGGACTTAGGTGGTAATGGCCATGAAGCGTTGGTTGCAGCAAAAAATCAGCTACTGCAATTGGCAGGCAATAACGCAAAACTCACCGCTGTTCGCTACAACGGGCTGAATGATTCGCCGGTGTATCAATTGGATATCAATGATCAAAAAGCGGGTGCGCTGGGGCTTTCGTCTTCAGATATCAACGATACCTTATCAACCGTACTAGGTAGTAACTATGTTAATGACTTCATTAACAAGAGTCGGGTTAAAAAGGTATATGTACAGGGGGAGGCTTCTTCGCGAATGCTGCCTCAGGATATTAGCCGCTGGTATGTGCGAAATAGTGAAGGAAAAATGGTGCCATTTTCAGTCTTCTCTAATGGCCACTGGGATTACAAACCACAAGTGCTGAACCGTTTTAATGGCACTGAGTCGATGGAAATTACCGGCAGTGCAATAACTGGGGTGAGCTCTGGTGATGCGATGAATGAAATTGCCAGTTTGGTAAGCCAGCTGCCTGATGGTATCAGCTATTCCTGGTCGGATATGTCTTATCAAGAGCAGGCGGCCGGGTCGCAAGCCACTTTGCTTTATGCCGTATCACTGGTGTTCGTCTTCTTGTGCTTGGCTGCACTTTATGAAAGCTGGTCAATTCCAGTTTCAGTCATACTGGCTGTACCTGTCGGTATTGTAGGTGCTCTGGCTGCCACTTGGTTACGTGATTTATCCAACGATATTTATTTCCAGGTTGGTTTATTGGCCACCATGGGGCTGGCAGCGAAAAACGGTATTTTGATTGTTGAGTTTGCCAAAGATCTGGAAGAAAAAGGCGAGTCTTTAATATCGGCGGTATTGCAAGCGGCTCATCAGCGGTTACGCCCAATTATCATGACCTCGTTAGCCTTTTTACTGGGTGTTTTA
- a CDS encoding efflux RND transporter periplasmic adaptor subunit yields MPFSFFTGFGSRRQLFFLSLLLLGLSGCSKQDSSSAAEPSSMPVTEVSVVTLEAQQHAVTVELPGRTKAYQTSDVRPQVGGILQKRLFKEGQDVEEGQVLYQINPATYQATYDNAKAKLAQAKAAVQSAQPKAERYQRLAKIGGVSKQDKDEAVATLREAQAAVVAYEAELKTAEINLEYAQIKAPISGRIGKSAATPGALVTADQTSALTTINQLDPINVDLSFSSVEGLKLRRQLESGQLKKEEKVQVKLTLEDGTAYSETGTLEFVGNSVEETTGTMELRAVFVNPNYQLLPGMYVDATLYVGVDEQALLVPMQAVTRNSKGEATVWVVSADDKVEQRVVETSKAVKDKWLVSSGLKAGERVIVEGVHKVRTGQVVQAEEVQQDLNVAESKAVTADTANESQLTL; encoded by the coding sequence ATGCCTTTTAGTTTTTTTACTGGTTTCGGCAGTCGCCGCCAACTGTTTTTTTTGTCTCTGTTACTGCTTGGATTAAGTGGTTGCTCAAAACAGGATTCATCTTCAGCTGCTGAGCCATCCTCTATGCCTGTTACTGAAGTGAGCGTAGTTACGTTGGAAGCCCAACAACACGCAGTAACTGTTGAGTTACCTGGTCGCACTAAGGCTTACCAAACATCGGATGTTCGCCCGCAAGTGGGTGGCATTTTGCAAAAGCGTTTGTTCAAGGAAGGGCAGGATGTTGAGGAAGGCCAGGTGCTTTATCAAATAAACCCTGCTACCTATCAAGCAACCTATGACAATGCAAAAGCAAAGCTGGCTCAAGCAAAAGCCGCAGTGCAGTCTGCCCAGCCAAAGGCGGAGCGCTATCAACGTTTGGCCAAAATAGGCGGGGTGAGCAAGCAGGATAAAGATGAGGCAGTTGCTACCTTAAGAGAGGCTCAAGCAGCCGTGGTAGCCTATGAGGCTGAGCTAAAAACAGCAGAAATTAATCTGGAATATGCTCAGATTAAAGCACCTATCTCTGGTCGTATTGGTAAGTCAGCGGCAACGCCTGGGGCATTAGTTACTGCGGACCAGACAAGTGCACTGACCACCATCAACCAGTTAGACCCTATAAATGTTGACCTGAGCTTTTCCAGTGTTGAAGGACTGAAATTAAGGCGTCAATTGGAATCTGGCCAACTGAAAAAAGAAGAAAAGGTTCAGGTGAAGCTAACGCTGGAGGATGGTACTGCCTATAGCGAAACCGGCACCTTGGAATTTGTGGGTAACTCAGTTGAAGAAACCACCGGAACCATGGAGTTAAGAGCCGTGTTTGTTAACCCAAATTACCAGCTGTTACCTGGTATGTACGTTGATGCCACTCTGTATGTGGGGGTTGATGAGCAAGCATTGTTAGTACCGATGCAAGCGGTTACCCGTAACTCTAAGGGTGAAGCAACCGTATGGGTTGTTTCTGCTGACGATAAGGTAGAGCAGCGCGTGGTGGAAACCAGTAAGGCTGTTAAAGACAAGTGGCTGGTTAGCTCCGGACTTAAGGCTGGTGAGCGCGTGATTGTGGAAGGTGTGCACAAGGTAAGAACAGGGCAGGTTGTTCAAGCGGAAGAAGTTCAGCAGGACTTAAATGTAGCTGAAAGCAAGGCAGTAACCGCAGATACAGCCAATGAAAGCCAGCTAACGCTGTAG